The following proteins are co-located in the Schistocerca nitens isolate TAMUIC-IGC-003100 chromosome 2, iqSchNite1.1, whole genome shotgun sequence genome:
- the LOC126235637 gene encoding uncharacterized protein LOC126235637 — translation MVTLQFTFLVLELRKRFQSVNARLRELIPPLCVPEVRAVFGKAVGEVSSQAVPGRLRQLREAYVVLVHAADTLQRHFGLPMALGIGHCIAGATFSAYGLLSPAVLRQSAIQEASLSALWLVHHSSQLVAMTLACAVAVDEATETGVLLVRASAVCGWRCPEVDAFLQLTLWGPRVRFTAAGLVVVDRSLLVSSLALVVTYLVVLGQH, via the coding sequence ATGGTAACGCTGCAGTTCACCTTTCTGGTTCTCGAGCTGAGGAAGAGGTTCCAGAGTGTTAATGCCCGTCTACGAGAGCTGATACCACCACTGTGTGTGCCCGAGGTACGTGCAGTGTTTGGAAAAGCCGTGGGTGAGGTGTCTTCACAGGCTGTCCCTGGGCGGCTGCGCCAGCTGAGGGAGGCGTACGTGGTGCTGGTGCACGCTGCGGACACCCTGCAGCGGCACTTTGGACTGCCGATGGCCCTGGGCATAGGCCACTGCATAGCCGGCGCCACCTTCTCCGCCTACGGGTTGCTCAGCCCTGCGGTGTTGCGGCAGTCGGCCATCCAGGAGGCGAGCCTGTCTGCGCTGTGGCTGGTCCACCACTCTTCGCAGCTGGTGGCGATGACGCTGGCGTGCGCGGTGGCTGTGGACGAGGCAACCGAGACCGGGGTGCTACTGGTGAGGGCCTCAGCGGTCTGTGGCTGGCGCTGCCCGGAGGTGGACGCCTTCCTGCAGCTCACACTGTGGGGACCCAGGGTGCGCTTCACCGCCGCCGGACTGGTCGTTGTGGACCGGAGCCTGCTAGTCTCTTCACTCGCCTTGGTCGTCACCTACCTTGTCGTCCTGGGACAGCATTGA